The DNA segment GTAACCCAACCGAGACTCGCACAAAgttcataaattttttttttattttttttaaacacacctTAATATCCATAAAGCACTTAATTGTTAACCCATTCAGCCCTGTGTAGTTCTGTAGAATGAACTACTAATAGCTGGCCCTAAACTCACaagtaaagaacaaaaaatgattATCACTTGTTGAATAAGCGTGCTAATTGCTCTGGTAATTAGGGCTCTAGAGGCTCTGGTTCACAGCCAGGCGTTTCATGCTGCTTCCGCAAACGGCTCGCGAGTCCTAAAGCTATTGTATCGTGCAGACGCCCGGCGGACATACACGCCGGCCAAGTGGACAGCAAACGGATAAAGAAttcatgtcccccccccccctcacccGCAAGGCTTGGACACAAAGGAGGACCCTCTGCTTTTGGCAGAAAGGGTGGTTGAGGCATGGAAATGCCTCTCAGGAAAGGTATAAGGACCGGCAAAAGAGGAATCCTCAAGGCCAACAGCCTTTGCAAAGACAGAGGTTTCCGCTGCTAGCTCAATGCAAGAAGTCGAAAGCTGATAAAGTCACAGCCAATCATGAGATGTTGAGCGGATACCCCAAAAAGACATGAAAACTACGCTACTTCAAGTGTccaaatttatttataaaaaacctaaaaaaattaaCCGCTATTGctctgttcagtttttatgcTGTTACTGCCTTGCTTTCATGGGGCAActctttagggtttttttttccactaaaaGCCATGTTTTAAACTTTGGCTTAATCTGAAACAGCATACTTTTATCTTTTAGGTCTAGCTGTTGCTTTCCAGCATTAGTCTGCATTGCCATCCATACTCTGTGCAGTCTCAGAGTCCCGTCTTAATCCTGCGCCCTtttatccgggggggggggggaaatagtTGGTGGCGGTGTCAAAACTTCACACCCACCTCCCCTTCTTTTAAGAAACAAGGACCAGAGGGGCCCCGCAGCTGAATGGCTACTCGTAAAGCAATTAATCATGACAGCTAAAAGGCAGAGTGGACAGGCTTGGGCTGCCAGCCCCCTTCATTATTATTGGCATTTATCATGGAAATTTGGACCGAGCGAGGGCAGAGACCGTGCGCGGGGAGGGGTGGGAGCAGATGATCAAAAAACAGGGGGCTTCCGCTTTTCACAGAGCGAGGACGACATTTCTTAACGGCCTGTTCTGGAGTTAAACCCGCAGCGTGAAGGTGTGAGACGGACTTTCTGGTAGTCCTGGAAGTCACAAGACAACCAGGTAAACCTAAATCAATATTGTTTGAATACAAAGGTTACTTGCCATTCACTCATTGAGGTAGCCACAGGAAAGGACACAGAGATCTACACTATACTTGTAGTAgagtgtataataaataaatatatatatatatatatatatatatatatatatatataattttttctttattattaatttaaagtcAAAAACGAGTGAAATGCAATGCAGAACAATGAGTCTCTTTGGAAAGGAAAAGCTGTGGTGATCTGGCCTGCGTTATACTGAAAACACCGATCCCAGGCTGGAACGACTGGCCGCGGGACAGAGCCATTTTACcggcccaataaaaccataatttGCTCTGCGTACAAACAGCGAGCGGCCTTGTGATTTCTGTGCCACGAGGTGTGTGTGCTTTCCAAGCCTTTTCTCTTACCTTTGCCAATTACCAGTCCGCATTTGTCCGCCGGCACAGTGTACGTGATCTCCTGCATGCCGCCTGGCGTACCGATATTCCAATCGCCGCGACTGCGTCCCCTCGCGCGAGCCACCGCAAGATTCCCGAAGCCATCGCGTTCCTGCAGGAGAGGGAGAGGCGTTTTAGGGCAAAGTCTCTATGAGTCAGATTAGGCTAATTGACACCATCGCAGTGTATAGGAAACAGAAGCGATACAAATAACCTGTGCTAGAGTCCCGCCATTTGGGTATAAACATTTCTAAAGGTACCGTTTATGGCATGTTTTTCACCAAGAGGATTCCGAGAACATCTCTGAAGCAGAAAAACATATGCCTCGAAACCTTTTAATGCTGCGTCAAAACAATTTAAACTCCACGCAATTCAACTAGCAGAGTATAGATTGTTAAACGGCTGGTATAACTCATTAAGAAATCCGATAGACTTAACTTTcattaaatctaaaaaaaaaaaaactgcagattTTAGAAGCAGTTGTTAGGCTGCGCAACATGGCAGTCTTATTTTATGCCTTGACAGAAGGCTGGAGAACGTAAAAGCGGCTAATGTACACAACATATTGCGAGTTAAAAGTAGCATCTCAGGAGCCAGAAACGTATATAGATGCCAGGACAGGGAAATGTCACAGAAAGGGTGAAACCCCCCCGGGAAACTTGCAGTAAGCCCCCACACAAGACAGACGGCTGTCCACAGTTGTCCCAAGGCGCTCACCTGTGCCGTTATAATAAGCTCGTTGATTATGTGAGCAGCGTGCTGACATCGGTCTGGGGCGCCCATTACTTGCGCCACTCGCTCGGGGCTAATTCCGTCATCTGCGGGAGACAAACACAAGCCATTTCAGCAAAGCGCCTGCTGTTCCACACAGAAACAAGCACATATAAACACGGCCGGGGTACACACTGCTACTAAAACAAGCGATTCTGCAGAAGAGGAAATCTAGAGTCTGCTACCATACAGCTACAGGTTTATATTCCCATTTCTGCGGGAACTATAAAAGGGCTCCCTAGTATGAAAAATCagctgggaagaaaaaaaaaaacccttttatagattttaaacTGGGACCCTTGGGGCCCTAACACGACACCcaacaagaaaagaaaagttaCAAACCTGGCTTGAACTGAATCCTCACTCCGGCATCATTCTGAATCTTCTTGATCATTTCACCATTCCTCCCTATTACGATTCCCACAGCGAACCGGGGTACAGGCACCTGGCCAGCAACAAAAGAAGGGTTCAATATTAGACAAATTATTTGTTATGGGCCAGAAACCTAAAATACCCAAATAAAAGCAGacttccagtttttttttacatgctcaTTTATCCTTTAAAGTGAACACTTAGGTGTCATTCTCCCGCGCACAACACTGAACAGtctatttaaaatgttgatTACATGCAGAAAAGACCATGTAAACGTCAGGTTTCAACATGCATTTTATATCAAGCATTTAATGCAATAAACGTAAAGCCCGCCATTTTATTACCGATACCTGCATGACATAACCCCCACTAAATTAATGGCAGTTTTCTTGTAGCCCTTTTCGCAGAGGCAAGTATTCTGTTCATCACAAtgaatttacataaaacattagcAGTATTTTAGAAGCATCTGTTGAATAAAAGAAATCCCCCCCAAGGTACGGTGGGAACCCCATTTGAAATGCAGGCACAAAACAAGATTGACGATGTCAAGGTGAGAAAAAGCAGATTCGGGCCGTTTACCTCTACGTTGCATCCACCCATCCTGGAGCTGAAGTCACTACGGACACCCCTGAAGTCGATCTGGTCCTTTTCTCGTATGATCTCCAGAACCAAGTCTCTCGCTTGCTGCAGAATCAGAGAAATTGATAAAATCCATGAGACGGGTCGCCATATTTGCAACTCAACTTCCCCGCTAGACAGCCAGGATTTGCTAAACCCCACAATGAGTTAACTGTCTCTTTGCAGgtggtttaacccctttgtgggCAGAGCGAAGGCCTGTACGCTTATCAGAGCAACTCGCCGTGCCCCTTCCCCATGCCAGCACGCCAGCTTCTTGGCATAAGCACCTGCTAAAAAGTAATGCGTATTTACAGCACCAAAACATAATTCCGTTCTCCTGCCGGGGCCTTTATCCCGGTGGGAGACGGAAACACGGCTGGTGTGATAAACACTGGAGCGTATCTGCTCTGGTGTGACTTTTCATGACGGGCTTTATACAGCGCACCAGAGGAGAATGTTTTATACAGAGTGCATTTGCCTAAACCCTCACGCTGCCTGAAGGGCAAAGTCATTCATTACAAAACATGCGCACAGCAGCCGGCAAATCGGCGCCGTTTGTAGACAGAACAGAATGGACGTACCTGTACTTTGAAAGGGTCTCCTGTGATCCTAAGCGGCTTGTCTGCCCCGGTCGGTAATGGGCCATCTTGGATCATAATCATTTTAACGCCGGTCCTctcctataaataaataaatagcttgtGTTCACAGCGTTGCGCTACTCAAACTTTAAACATGTCGGAGAAAGTGTTTTCCTTTCAGGGCTTAATGGCAATGATTCTGTCCACGGTGTGTGTAACGcctcaatttttctttttaaacggAAACGAACGTAGCAAAAGCACTTCTAATCATCTCCTGCTATATGAAGACGCGGGGGGACCTAAAGTCCCGCCATAACAGGCCCCCAGTGGGCTCAATACTAACCGGGACAATCTACACGGACATTAAAAACACAGCGGAACGCGAACCCTTTTCCAagttttaatatttagattacAAGCCGAAGATCAGGTTTCCTGTATATGTCTGGGGGGTGTGAATATTTTGACAAGGCTACCTATGCCATTTAACCCTTCGGCAGCCAGAGAACCTACTGAGCGTGCTCAAACGTCACATGTCCTGTGAATTAATCAGCTCGGTCAGCCGAGCGGTGCTGTAAAAAGAGCACCGGTAAAAGATCTGGTGGTAAGCTAGCATGCGATCTGTCCATTTCCCGCGCTCGGCAGATCCAGCGAAGAACCTATCGGCTTTCTGTCGGTTCTACCGACGCAGAAACCTTTCACGTGGGCCAAGAAGGCAACTTCTATGGGGAGGGTGTTTTAGGCTTACGTTTAACGTAAAAATGACAATACCCACAGCTTTTAGAGAATATATTCTCTGGCACGTAAAGGGTTTaggaacaaaaatgtgttttttggggtaaaagctACACAAGCACAGTAGATTAAATAGTAATTAGAAGCAGCTCACACTTCTGTGCAAATTAACATCCTACAAAGCATGTCCCACACTGAGCATAATTACACTCTTATACCTGCCGCAGAACAAAACTATTAGCAGAAGAAATTAGAAGGCGctaaaaaaaggaggaaaaaggaGGGAGCACCGGTAGGAAGATCTTAGGACTCGAGAGAACTCGTGTTTAACCCTCTTACTGCTGTAACAGTAGCAAGATCCTGCAACTGCGTTACAACCATAGTGTTAGGAAGGACAGCATTTTGGTAACGAGTACCTGCAACTGTTTAATGGTGTCGCCTCCTTTGCCGATTACCAGACCAACTTTAGAAGCCGGAATTAGGATCTCCTGGACTGTGTTGTTTCCGTCCATGTCGTTATGGAAGCCTGGCCCGTTCCGACAGCGTTCGACAATCTGTCCTAAAAGACGCTTTGCATGTCTGCGGGAAGAAGCACCGAGAAGCGAGTTATAAGGACAGGTAGGATCTAGAATATAAACCATTATTCTGCCGACACCCCACACCGCAAATAGGATCTTTTATTTTAAGCCTAGACAGTCACAATAGAGAAAGTAAACGGCGCGCGCACACCTAACTCCACGctgacaatatttatttatccgaaaatattttattaatacagatTCCATGCAGGCAATTATTAGAAAGGCTTAGAGATGAATCCGTTATAAGGAGGTTTTATTGTCTGGATATATTCCCCACGGCAGAGACGGTGTTCAGAAAGAACACTCACGTCTGCgacaattctgttttttttcacctAGAGGTTTCACTGTACAAGATCCGGGGCAAGcggtttatatttatatatatatacacacatataccaacaGAAACCCTGTGGCTTTCTAAGTAATGTACGGTTGCCTATAACAGTTATTCCAGTTCATTGCTCACAGTAGCCGGGCATAAACGGGGGGCTTTGGAACGCCCCTATAACTCCAGAGACCAACATGGGTGCAGTAAGGTGTATTATTTTTGGAGCGTCtagggaggaggggggggggctgatgcCCAATGCCAGCTCTAAGTAGAGAGCACAACAGGacaaaatacacattcataTATACACAGAAACCGCATCGTCTCTGCCTGCTGCGACAACCTTTCAAGGACCTTTGTATTCGCTCGCTaagcgaaaaaaaaaagcatggtaATTGTGGAAGCAAGATTGCAGCTTTTGGGAAAGAAAAAGGGAGGGGAGGCATTGGGTGGATTTCAAGGAGATTACACTATTGCGATTTTGGCATTTTAGATCAGGAACTAATCGTCACAAAGAGCTTGTAAGGGAGACAACGACCTGTACGGCAGTGTCATCGATATACCTTAATTTGAAGATTTGGgggacaaagaaaaacaaaacaaaaaaaaatatatacacaagaaCCCCTTACTCTATGCTTTCCGGCGCACCAGTCAGGACGCAGGATCTCTCCGGCAAACCACCGCTATctgcaacaaaatataaacaacgATTAGAATCCAGAGTTAATATGCATATTTAGGGTTGGAAACGCTGGCTTTCTGACACAGGAACACAATTCACTTTAAACGCCGATAGCCTCCCCACCGCagagaggttcacttattttgGCAAACAAAAAGTTTACTTCCGGTTGGGTAAGCGTGTCTGGGATGGATTGTGCAGATGGTTTACCTGGCGCTATTTGAATCTTGCAACCAGATTCTGTCTGGATCCGTGAGATCTGCTCTCCACCGCGACCAATTACTGAAACaaggataaaagaaaaaaaaaaaaaatcacgtcTCATCTTGGATCTCCTATTCTATGTTGGTTTTCGACACCTTTGTTCCAACAATGGCTCTCCGCCAATTATGGGAGAGACATTTTCAGAAGGATGGGATGTGTCCTCTAATTAAAGTGTCTCTAACAATGAAAGATTAAATATGGTCACATGTATGAAGGGCTGTATGCAAACATTAGGAGGACCAAGCCTAAAAACAGACAGGCGCTTTAAAGAAGGTACAGACTCTGTGATTCTGCCACAATGTAGGGGAATGAAACTACTAGGGACCAAAACTACTAGGGAATGAAACTACTAGGGGCCTTCATGTGAAACTTACTGAATCCCACCATCTTGTCAGGCACTTTAAATTCTTCTGTCATCACAGTTCTAAAACAAGGGAAGAAAATGTCAGAACGAGGAGAAAAGGCAACCTTTAAATTTACACTGCACAGAGCCAAGACATCGCAGACAGCCATCTTTCATCTAAAGTGATCTATTCTGACGCCCTTCCACCCGAATCACTGAATCCAGGCAATGCTTCTTAAGTTAGGACTTGCAGCACCCAGAACGTTCCCAGTAGGCTTTCCTTCCACTATTAGATTTCATGTAAAACGTTTTACAATAAAGTCATATGTCCCGGTTTAATTCTGTGTCATTGACCCTGAAaggcttctgattggctgagtcagCAAATAGCTTACATTACAAACTGCTTGTCAGATAAGTCTATTACATAAAGAAAGGTTAATATAGTTAACAGAGACTTTTGACTTTGCAAATGCAAGCCTATAACACGACCTCCTTCTCCAAGCTCTCATCTTTTCTCTATTAAATTACGTTTTTAGTCCATTAgccatttttggaaaaaaaaaacatgcggATTagcgaagaagaaaaaaatattctgcaaaCCCCCCCCTCCTTTCGCAAGTCTCAAAAACACCGCTTGTCTCATACTAGTCTACAGATGGCAGATCAATAAACAATTAGATTgcgatcaataaataataaaacatagccCACTGCTTACCTTTGATGTACCAGGGCTCCTAACTGGTTACCAACTgtggaagagaaagaaaagatggAGGAAAATGAAAAGTATTATTTCGGATAAGCCAACTTCATCTTAGTGGAAAAATACATTCTGTCTAAAGAGCTGGAGGTAAAAAGAGGGGGGGGCAAATAGTCTTCGTGGCTAAAATAAATGAGTTATGGGAATCTCATTGAGGGAAACGGACATCATCGCCGTCAAAGGTCTATAAACTGCAAAGGCCAGCTGGGCGACCGATGGGACATTGATCGCATGCTTTCATGTGCCGAAATAAGGAGAACATACTGCAAGTCCCCCCCAACATCCCGGGTTACTTGAGAATATAATACACAGGAGAGAAGGGAAATCTTTAAATCCTCCGCGTAGCCACCAAATtaaacatgatgtaaaagattAAGCAGATTGGCACGCACATGAATACAGGCCAAGAGTGGAGCTGAAGACACGTCTGCTTTTTAAACACAGATCAATAAGACAGATAATAGGGACGCGTTTTGCTCTCCATAAAGAGATGGTAGAACAAGTCCATCGGGAGCGAGACGGGCCGGGGGATTCCTGCTGATCGCTCAGAATCCCAAATCTAACCGTTTTTAATGATgctttatttacaaaatgactTGCGGTGCCGACACTACGCATGTCAAATAACAGGTGGTGCGACAGGTAAAAGGATCCCCCCCATGTATACCAGGGGTCTACAGACAATCTTGAATAAACACAAGGCTCGCTTGGCTGGATTTCCCAAGATCATATCACTTCCTGAGCCAAGAGAGAAGACCAAGTCATTCCGACCACCGAGGAATACATAAAAGATGTACAGAGCAACAGATAAATGGCGCTAATTACTTTTCATATCAACCTTGCCTTATTTCACTTTGTTTGTCACTGGAATTCCGTGAACAGTCCACATGCGTTCCAAAACACACAGAGCCGGCCGTCCAATACGAACCCGCCTCGGCCTTTACATCCCAA comes from the Spea bombifrons isolate aSpeBom1 chromosome 8, aSpeBom1.2.pri, whole genome shotgun sequence genome and includes:
- the FUBP3 gene encoding far upstream element-binding protein 3 gives rise to the protein MAELVQGQSAAPVGIKSEGFADALHRVRQIAAKIDGIPHLNNSGSLVDPSVYGYGVQKRPLDDGVGNQLGALVHQRTVMTEEFKVPDKMVGFIIGRGGEQISRIQTESGCKIQIAPDSGGLPERSCVLTGAPESIEHAKRLLGQIVERCRNGPGFHNDMDGNNTVQEILIPASKVGLVIGKGGDTIKQLQERTGVKMIMIQDGPLPTGADKPLRITGDPFKVQQARDLVLEIIREKDQIDFRGVRSDFSSRMGGCNVEVPVPRFAVGIVIGRNGEMIKKIQNDAGVRIQFKPDDGISPERVAQVMGAPDRCQHAAHIINELIITAQERDGFGNLAVARARGRSRGDWNIGTPGGMQEITYTVPADKCGLVIGKGGENIKSINQQSGAHVELQRNPPPNTDPSVRIFTIRGVPQQIELARHLIDEKVGGTAIGAPSSFGQSPFSQAHATPHQNGPQAFVTQGWGSTYQAWQQPGQQLPGQQSQQQNAQPDYSKAWEEYYKKQSQAASAPSQPSSQPDYTMAWAEYYRQQAAYYGQSLGQTQTHSQEQ